From Ficedula albicollis isolate OC2 chromosome 5, FicAlb1.5, whole genome shotgun sequence, one genomic window encodes:
- the LOC101806951 gene encoding astacin-like metalloendopeptidase, whose translation MGAAPVLLLHAREDSLVAKGIKESGHNLWSIATRKNDIGREIAVYEGDILLRRGRRSAINCESCLWPKSQDGLVKVPVNISSDFSITERSWIVDALQEISTLTCVQFINRTTETDYVYVERAQSCWSYFGKIGGRQAVGLVKNGCMDKGAIQHEMNHALGFIHEQARSDRDRFVKIMWEHIVAGEQGNFGKMNSKNLGLPYDYSSVMHYGAYDFSSTPGKPTIVPVPDPSIPIGQREGLSNLDVAKINKLYKCNCCSSVLPKPKGSFSSVNYPSPYPNNSNCLWLIRTRRSKIFLQFEAFDLQSSLDCSSDYIKIYNGNSKSSPVLLDKYCGKGPLPSLVASGSTMLVEFASDESITATGFRASYNRVNCGATFRDSKGVITSPNYPNKYPKNRACFWVITSPAGYKISLKMLSFELEYSDRCIYDYLLIHDGSRPMSPAVGPYCGTEKVADFTSTGNFVLVEFHSDLVWELPGFVMSYTFAR comes from the exons ATGGGGGCTGCGCCCGTGCTGCTGCTTCACGCCAGGGAGGACAGTTTGGTGGCTAAAGGAATAAAGGAATCTGGACATAATCTTTGGAGT ataGCTACAAGAAAGAATGACATAG GGAGAGAAATAGCTGTGTATGAAGGAGACATCCTCTTGAGAAGAGGGCGACGCAGTGCAATTAACTGTGAGAGTTGTTTATGGCCCAAGTCACAAGATGGACTGGTCAAGGTTCCAGTTAACATCTCTTCTGATTTCT CAATAACTGAGAGGTCTTGGATTGTTGATGCTTTGCAAGAGATCTCCACACTGACCTGTGTGCAATTTATAAATCGGACTACAGAAACAGACTACGTTTATGTTGAACGAGCGCAGAG CTGCTGGTCTTACTTTGGAAAGATTGGAGGACGTCAAGCAGTAGGCCTGGTGAAAAATGGCTGCATGGATAAAGGAGCAATTCAGCATGAAATGAACCACGCACTGGGTTTCATCCATGAACAGGCACGGAGTGATCGGGACAGGTTTGTCAAGATTATGTGGGAACACATAGTGGCAG GGGAACAAGGGAACTTTGGAAAAATGAATTCCAAAAACCTGGGCCTTCCCTATGACTACTCTTCAGTGATGCACTATGGCGC GTATGATTTCTCCAGCACTCCAGGAAAACCAACTATTGTACCAGTTCCTGACCCCTCTATACCTATTGGGCAGAGAGAAGGGCTGAGTAACTTGGATGTAGCTAAAATCAACAAGCTCTACAAGTGCA ATTGCTGTAGCTCTGTGTTGCCTAAACCCAAGGGCTCGTTCTCCTCTGTCAATTACCCATCCCCATACCCGAACAATAGCAACTGTCTGTGGTTGATCCGCACCCGTCGAAGTAAG attttcctgcagtttgAGGCTTTTGATCTCCAAAGCTCCTTGGACTGTTCTTCTGACTATATAAAAATTTACAATGGGAACAGCAAGAGCTCCCCTGTCTTGCTGGACAAGTACTGTGGGAAGGGTCCACTGCCCTCCTTAGTGGCATCTGGATCAACAATGCTGGTAGAGTTTGCAAGCGATGAGAGCATTACAGCCACGGGATTCAGAGCCTCCTACAACAGGG TGAATTGTGGAGCCACTTTCAGAGATTCAAAGGGAGTCATCACCTCCCCAAACTACCCCAATAAATACCCCAAAAACCGAGCATGTTTCTGGGTCATCACTTCTCCAGCAGGATACAAG ATATCTCTCAAAATGTTATCCTTTGAGCTGGAATATAGTGACAGATGCATTTATGACTACTTGCTCATACATGATGGAAGCCGCCCTATGTCACCTGCAGTTGGCCCTTATTGTGGGACAGAGAAGGTTGCAGACTTTACTTCCACTGGGAACTTTGTGCTGGTTGAATTCCACAGTGATTTAGTGTGGGAGTTGCCTGGATTTGTGATGAGTTATACATTTGCTAGGTAA